One window of the Zea mays cultivar B73 chromosome 3, Zm-B73-REFERENCE-NAM-5.0, whole genome shotgun sequence genome contains the following:
- the LOC100381950 gene encoding uncharacterized protein isoform X1 encodes MATAAKLPSLYAELAAKSSRVAELEVRISALETENAGLREALAVARRESMGSTGKEEDPISRQLAARLRGIEHGAVEKPGWGVARRDAIEVSDDEEGAAAVGANKGESPDEGVGAVPALRKRVVAGESVGEADAEDAEGGGGNNGESSAGLEDDDVSVTPRGKKRGRRSAVAQVVTSDSEDDGVNGGGGVEDQFGSAKDGSGDQEGLMSSRKRAFRGVSDSEDEDAYEGVAPRHTESGEEDVDDMVPIDELLKRVPKERASEDDGESEGHSTPVTRRSARLVKNQSKSYRMFRGVSDSEDEDDNEGTAAPQGKSGDKEEEDMVPVYKLLKRMPNERASEDDDESDLAKGHSAPATRRSARLAKNQSKSYRVFCGVSDSEDKDGDEGTTAPQTENRDEDEEDMVPIYKSLKRMPKERVSEDGDESDVAKGHSAPASRRSARLVKNQSIRPRAACPGLHFVEPPKDVEGSEDDMEEDDDMNEFINDESSDNASDSAEKSCDESDVPSVMNEKSSPGLEVSDGEVDYKDVMACIGRKKKAKEWDYEADMLAAFGEHPELCLKAVCALYRKQTEDEQVEKASLVHNKQGFSHKDAPRGSRIAEFLLDGDLVGPLKKTVSDLDEYDRYAFEFCRKVASHYSKQLFAIYQNKEDPYFHP; translated from the exons ATGGCCACCGCGGCGAAGCTGCCGTCCCTTTACGCCGAGCTCGCCGCCAAGTCCTCTCGCGTCGCAGAGCTGGAGGTCAGGATCTCGGCCCTCGAAACCGAGAACGCGGGCTTGAGGGAGGCCCTGGCGGTTGCGAGACGAGAATCAATGGGCAGTACAGGAAAGGAGGAGGACCCAATCTCTCGCCAATTGGCGGCACGCCTACGCGGAATCGAGCACGGGGCGGTCGAGAAGCCGGGCTGGGGCGTGGCTCGCCGCGACGCAATTGAGGTCAGCGACGACGAGGAGGGCGCTGCGGCTGTCGGTGCTAACAAGGGGGAAAGCCCGGACGAGGGTGTCGGTGCCGTCCCGGCTCTTCGGAAGCGGGTGGTGGCCGGAGAGAGCGTGGGTGAAGCTGATGCGGAGGACGCGGAGGGAGGCGGTGGAAACAACGGGGAGAGCAGCGCGGGTCTGGAGGATGACGATGTTTCGGTCACACCGCGGGGGAAGAAGCGTGGCCGCCGGTCGGCCGTGGCGCAGGTGGTCACCAGTGATAGCGAGGATGATGGTGtgaatggtggtggtggtgtcgagGATCAGTTTGGGAGTGCCAAGGACGGCAGCGGTGATCAGGAGGGCCTCATGAGCAGTAGGAAGCGTGCCTTTCGCGGAGTCAGTGACAGTGAGGATGAGGATGCCTATGAGGGCGTTGCTCCACGGCACACTGAGAGTGGGGAGGAGGATGTGGATGATATGGTTCCCATCGATGAATTGCTGAAAAGGGTGCCAAAAGAGAGGGCCAGTGAGGATGACGGCGAATCCGAAGGGCATTCCACTCCTGTGACGAGGCGTTCTGCTCGATTGGTTAAGAATCAGTCAAAATCTTACCGCATGTTTCGTGGAGTCAGTGACAGTGAGGATGAAGATGACAATGAGGGAACAGCTGCGCCTCAGGGCAAGAGTGGGGACAAGGAGGAGGAGGATATGGTTCCCGTCTATAAATTGCTCAAGAGGATGCCAAATGAGAGAGCGAGTGAGGACGACGATGAATCAGATCTGGCCAAAGGGCATTCCGCTCCTGCGACGAGGCGTTCTGCTCGGTTGGCTAAGAATCAGTCAAAATCCTACCGCGTATTTTGTGGAGTCAGTGACAGTGAGGACAAGGATGGCGATGAGGGCACAACTGCGCCTCAGACTGAGAACCGggacgaggatgaggaggatatGGTTCCCATCTATAAATCGCTGAAGAGGATGCCAAAAGAGAGGGTGAGTGAAGATGGCGATGAATCTGATGTGGCCAAAGGGCATTCAGCCCCTGCATCAAGACGTTCTGCTCGATTGGTTAAGAACCAGTCAATAAGGCCAAGAGCTGCATGTCCGGGGCTCCACTTTGTTGAACCACCCAAGGATGTTGAAGGGAGTGAAGATGATATGGAAGAAGACGATGATATGAATGAGTTCATAAATGATGAATCttctgataatgctagtgattctGCCGAGAAATCCTGTGATGAATCAGATGTACCATCTGTTATGAATGAAAAATCCTCTCCAGGACTAGAAGTGTCTGATGGTGAGGTGGACTATAAAGATGTAATGGCTTGCATTGGCCGTAAAAAGAAAGCTAAAGAGTGGGACTACGAGGCAGATATGCTAGCAGCATTTGGTGAACATCCCGAGCTTTGCTTGAAGGCTGTTTGTGCCCTCTACCGGAAGCAAACTGAGGATGAACAGGTGGAAAAGGCTTCTTTAGTTCATAATAAGCAGGGATTTAGCCACAAAGATGCCCCAAG GGGATCTCGCATTGCAGAATTTCTTCTGGATGGTGATCTGGTTGGTCCGCTGAAGAAGACCGTCTCGGATCTAGACGAGTATGATCGCTATGCTTTTGAGTTCTGTCGCAAGGTGGCTTCGCACTACTCAAAACAACTTTTTGCAATCTACCAGAACAAGGAGGACCCTTACTTTCATCCATAG
- the LOC100384080 gene encoding Probable indole-3-acetic acid-amido synthetase GH3.12-like (The RefSeq protein has 1 substitution compared to this genomic sequence): protein MHVYRTSFAFRNRAFPVEGGGKALQFVYGSRQLTTKGGLTVASATTHLYRNEGYKAAVRGIQLPCCSPDEVVFAADFAQSLYCHLLCGLLYADEVRTVFAVFGHNLVLALQTLERAWEELCHDIRRGALSPARVTEPELRQAVSALLAKPNPALADEVARRCAEARLGGWRGLVHALWPNARYVHTIVTGSMEHYVRKLRHYAGGLPLVAMDYGSSEGMVGANVEPEVPPDSATFAVLPNIAYFEFIPLKTTTNGGGGSRADCTDTGGTSYSSGADPVGLTEVTVGEHYEVVMTTFAGLYRYRLGDVVKVAGFYNSTPKLKFVSRGSIGPTLCINVDKNTEQDVQLAVDGAAEILTSSSRLEVVDYTSHADVSTDPGHYVVFWELSGEAAADGVLQRCCDELDRRFVDAGYVSARKTRAIGPLELRVLRRGAFQKVLHHCLSLGAPANQFKLPRCVARSNSGVLQVLSDNTIKIFFSTTYD from the exons ATGCATGTGTACCGGACCTCCTTCGCCTTCAGGAACAG GGCGTTCCCCGTCGAGGGCGGCGGCAAGGCGCTGCAGTTCGTCTACGGCAGCCGGCAGCTCACCACCAAGGGCGGCCTGACGGTGGCCTCGGCCACCACGCACCTGTACCGCAACGAGGGGTACAAGGCCGCGGTGCGCGGCATCCAGCTGCCGTGCTGCAGCCCCGACGAGGTGGTCTTCGCCGCGGACTTCGCGCAGTCGCTCTACTGCCACCTCCTCTGCGGCCTGCTCTACGCCGACGAGGTCCGGACCGTGTTCGCCGTGTTCGGCCACAACCTCGTGCTCGCGCTCCAGACGCTGGAGCGGGCGTGGGAGGAGCTGTGCCACGACATCCGCCGCGGCGCCCTGTCGCCGGCGCGGGTGACCGAGCCGGAGCTCCGGCAGGCCGTGTCCGCGCTCCTCGCGAAGCCGAACCCCGCGCTGGCCGACGAGGTGGCGCGCCGGTGCGCCGAGGCCAGGCTCGGCGGCTGGCGCGGGCTGGTCCACGCGCTGTGGCCCAACGCCAGGTACGTGCACACGATCGTGACGGGCTCCATGGAGCACTACGTCAGGAAGCTCCGGCACTACGCCGGTGGCCTGCCGCTCGTCGCCATGGACTACGGCGCGTCGGAGGGGATGGTCGGTGCCAACGTCGAGCCGGAGGTGCCACCGGACTCGGCAACGTTCGCCGTGCTCCCCAACATCGCCTACTTCGAGTTCATCCCGCTCAAGACCACCACCAATGGCGGCGGCGGTAGCAGAGCGGACTGTACTGATACCGGCGGCACGAGCTACAGCTCCGGGGCGGATCCCGTCGGCCTGACGGAGGTCACCGTCGGCGAGCACTACGAGGTTGTCATGACCACCTTCGCAG GGTTGTACCGGTACCGTCTGGGTGACGTGGTGAAGGTGGCCGGCTTCTACAACTCGACGCCCAAGCTCAAGTTCGTGAGCCGGGGATCGATCGGCCCCACGCTGTGCATCAACGTCGACAAGAACACGGAGCAGGACGTGCAGCTCGCCGTGGATGGCGCGGCCGAGATACTGACCTCCTCGAGCAGGCTGGAGGTGGTGGACTACACCAGCCACGCGGACGTGTCGACGGACCCGGGCCACTACGTCGTTTTCTGGGAACTCAGTGGCGAGGCCGCCGCCGACGGCGTGCTGCAGCGCTGCTGCGACGAGCTGGACCGGCGCTTCGTCGATGCCGGGTACGTGAGCGCCAGGAAGACGCGCGCCATCGGGCCCCTGGAGCTACGTGTGCTGCGGCGGGGCGCCTTCCAGAAGGTGCTGCACCACTGCCTCTCCCTCGGCGCTCCGGCGAACCAGTTCAAGCTGCCGAGGTGCGTCGCCCGGTCCAACTCCGGCGTCCTCCAGGTCCTCTCTGACAACACCATCAAAATCTTCTTCAGCACAACCTACGACTGA
- the LOC100384080 gene encoding probable indole-3-acetic acid-amido synthetase GH3.12-like isoform X1 → MSGKKASEFSGEEQQQVIAEFERLTRDAAAVQPETLRRILDENAGVEYLQGLGLDGRTDPDTFRACVPLATHDDLEPYIARLADGDTSPVLTAKPITSISLSSGTTQGRRKYLPFNDELFKLTMHVYRTSFAFRNRAFPVEGGGKALQFVYGSRQLTTKGGLTVASATTHLYRNEGYKAAVRGIQLPCCSPDEVVFAADFAQSLYCHLLCGLLYADEVRTVFAVFGHNLVLALQTLERAWEELCHDIRRGALSPARVTEPELRQAVSALLAKPNPALADEVARRCAEARLGGWRGLVHALWPNARYVHTIVTGSMEHYVRKLRHYAGGLPLVAMDYGASEGMVGANVEPEVPPDSATFAVLPNIAYFEFIPLKTTTNGGGGSRADCTDTGGTSYSSGADPVGLTEVTVGEHYEVVMTTFAGGRLLQLDAQAQVREPGIDRPHAVHQRRQEHGAGRAARRGWRGRDTDLLEQAGGGGLHQPRGRVDGPGPLRRFLGTQWRGRRRRRAAALLRRAGPALRRCRVRERQEDARHRAPGATCAAAGRLPEGAAPLPLPRRSGEPVQAAEVRRPVQLRRPPGPL, encoded by the exons ATGTCGGGGAAGAAGGCCAGCGAGTTCAGCGGCGAGGAGCAGCAACAGGTGATCGCCGAGTTCGAACGGCTGACGCGGGATGCTGCCGCCGTCCAGCCGGAGACGCTGCGGCGGATCCTCGACGAGAACGCCGGCGTCGAGTACCTCCAGGGGTTAGGCCTCGACGGCCGCACCGACCCGGACACCTTCCGGGCCTGCGTGCCGCTCGCCACGCACGACGACCTGGAGCCCTACATCGCGCGCCTCGCCGACGGCGACACCTCCCCCGTCCTCACCGCCAAACCCATCACCTCCATCTCCCTCAG CTCCGGCACGACGCAGGGGAGGCGCAAGTACTTGCCCTTCAACGACGAGCTATTCAAGCTGACGATGCATGTGTACCGGACCTCCTTCGCCTTCAGGAACAG GGCGTTCCCCGTCGAGGGCGGCGGCAAGGCGCTGCAGTTCGTCTACGGCAGCCGGCAGCTCACCACCAAGGGCGGCCTGACGGTGGCCTCGGCCACCACGCACCTGTACCGCAACGAGGGGTACAAGGCCGCGGTGCGCGGCATCCAGCTGCCGTGCTGCAGCCCCGACGAGGTGGTCTTCGCCGCGGACTTCGCGCAGTCGCTCTACTGCCACCTCCTCTGCGGCCTGCTCTACGCCGACGAGGTCCGGACCGTGTTCGCCGTGTTCGGCCACAACCTCGTGCTCGCGCTCCAGACGCTGGAGCGGGCGTGGGAGGAGCTGTGCCACGACATCCGCCGCGGCGCCCTGTCGCCGGCGCGGGTGACCGAGCCGGAGCTCCGGCAGGCCGTGTCCGCGCTCCTCGCGAAGCCGAACCCCGCGCTGGCCGACGAGGTGGCGCGCCGGTGCGCCGAGGCCAGGCTCGGCGGCTGGCGCGGGCTGGTCCACGCGCTGTGGCCCAACGCCAGGTACGTGCACACGATCGTGACGGGCTCCATGGAGCACTACGTCAGGAAGCTCCGGCACTACGCCGGTGGCCTGCCGCTCGTCGCCATGGACTACGGCGCGTCGGAGGGGATGGTCGGTGCCAACGTCGAGCCGGAGGTGCCACCGGACTCGGCAACGTTCGCCGTGCTCCCCAACATCGCCTACTTCGAGTTCATCCCGCTCAAGACCACCACCAATGGCGGCGGCGGTAGCAGAGCGGACTGTACTGATACCGGCGGCACGAGCTACAGCTCCGGGGCGGATCCCGTCGGCCTGACGGAGGTCACCGTCGGCGAGCACTACGAGGTTGTCATGACCACCTTCGCAG GTGGCCGGCTTCTACAACTCGACGCCCAAGCTCAAGTTCGTGAGCCGGGGATCGATCGGCCCCACGCTGTGCATCAACGTCGACAAGAACACGGAGCAGGACGTGCAGCTCGCCGTGGATGGCGCGGCCGAGATACTGACCTCCTCGAGCAGGCTGGAGGTGGTGGACTACACCAGCCACGCGGACGTGTCGACGGACCCGGGCCACTACGTCGTTTTCTGGGAACTCAGTGGCGAGGCCGCCGCCGACGGCGTGCTGCAGCGCTGCTGCGACGAGCTGGACCGGCGCTTCGTCGATGCCGGGTACGTGAGCGCCAGGAAGACGCGCGCCATCGGGCCCCTGGAGCTACGTGTGCTGCGGCGGGGCGCCTTCCAGAAGGTGCTGCACCACTGCCTCTCCCTCGGCGCTCCGGCGAACCAGTTCAAGCTGCCGAGGTGCGTCGCCCGGTCCAACTCCGGCGTCCTCCAGGTCCTCTCTGA
- the LOC103649563 gene encoding probable indole-3-acetic acid-amido synthetase GH3.12, producing MAEKQGDECGSFSAEEVIAKFERLTRDAAAVQRETLRRILADNAGAEYLRGLGLGGRTDPDSFRACVPLATHADMEPYIARIADEGDTSHVLTATPVTSISLSSGTTQGKRKYLLFNDDLFKCAMQTGQTSFAFRNRAFPVEDGKSLQFIYASRQFKTKGGLTATTATTNVYRHRDFKAHMRHTQSECCSPSEVLFCPDFAESLYCHLLCGLVLADDVRTVSATFAHSLVLAFRTFERVWEELCADIRHGVPSPTRVTSPAVRRAVSALLVAPNPALADEVARRCRGLVNWRGVIPALWPRARYVSSIVTGSMEHYVKKLRHYAGALPLVALDYGATEGMIAANVEPREPPESATFAVLPNIAYFEFIPLSLRGCDVAGAADARYTEADPVGLTDVAVGEHYEVVMTTFAGLYRYRLGDVVKVAGLYNSTPKLKVVCRRNLVLSINIDKNSEHDLQLAVDSAAKVLAAGAGRLEVVDYTSHADVSRDPGHYVVFWELSAEPDGDGHVLQSCCDELDRAFTDPGYVGSRKARAIGPLELRVLRRGTFQKVLRHYLSLGSPVNQFKLPRCVAPSSSAAGVLEILAANAVEAFFSTAYD from the exons ATGGCGGAGAAGCAGGGCGACGAGTGTGGCAGCTTCAGCGCGGAGGAGGTGATCGCCAAGTTCGAGCGGCTGACGCGGGACGCCGCGGCCGTCCAGCGGGAGACGCTGCGGCGGATCCTCGCCGACAACGCCGGCGCTGAGTACCTCCGAGGTCTGGGCCTGGGCGGCCGCACCGACCCGGACAGCTTCCGGGCCTGCGTACCGCTCGCCACGCACGCGGACATGGAGCCCTACATTGCGCGCATCGCCGACGAGGGCGACACCTCCCACGTCCTCACCGCCACGCCCGTCACCTCCATCTCCCTCAG CTCCGGCACGACGCAGGGGAAGCGCAAGTACCTGCTGTTCAATGACGACCTCTTCAAGTGCGCTATGCAGACAGGCCAGACTAGCTTCGCTTTCAGGAACAG GGCTTTCCCCGTGGAAGACGGAAAGTCGCTGCAGTTCATTTACGCCAGCCGGCAATTCAAGACCAAGGGCGGGCTCACGGCGACGACGGCGACCACCAACGTGTACCGTCACAGGGACTTCAAGGCCCACATGCGGCACACCCAGTcggagtgctgcagccccagcgaGGTGCTCTTCTGCCCGGACTTCGCCGAGTCCCTCTACTGCCACCTCCTCTGCGGCCTGGTCCTCGCCGACGACGTCCGCACGGTGTCCGCCACCTTCGCCCACAGCCTCGTGCTCGCCTTCCGGACATTCGAGCGGGTGTGGGAGGAGCTGTGCGCCGACATCCGCCACGGCGTCCCGTCGCCGACGCGGGTCACCAGCCCGGCCGTCCGGCGGGCCGTGTCGGCCCTCCTCGTCGCGCCGAACCCCGCCCTCGCCGACGAGGTGGCGCGCAGGTGCCGCGGGCTCGTCAACTGGCGCGGCGTGATCCCGGCGCTGTGGCCCAGGGCTAGGTATGTGAGCAGCATCGTGACGGGGTCCATGGAGCACTACGTGAAGAAGCTCCGGCACTACGCCGGCGCCCTGCCGCTGGTCGCCCTGGACTACGGCGCGACGGAGGGGATGATCGCGGCCAACGTCGAGCCCCGGGAGCCACCGGAGTCCGCCACGTTCGCCGTGCTCCCCAACATCGCCTACTTCGAGTTTATCCCTCTGAGCCTCAGGGGATGCGATGTAGCCGGTGCCGCGGACGCGCGCTACACGGAGGCGGATCCCGTCGGCCTGACAGACGTCGCCGTCGGTGAGCATTACGAGGTCGTGATGACCACCTTCGCGGGGCTGTACCGGTACCGTCTGGGCGACGTGGTGAAGGTGGCCGGTCTCTACAACTCGACGCCCAAGCTCAAGGTGGTGTGCCGGCGGAACCTCGTGCTGTCCATCAACATCGACAAGAACAGCGAGCACGACCTCCAGCTCGCCGTCGACAGCGCGGCCAAGGTCCTGGCCGCGGGCGCGGGGAGGCTGGAGGTCGTGGACTACACCAGCCACGCAGACGTGTCGCGCGACCCGGGGCACTACGTGGTGTTCTGGGAGCTGAGCGCCGAGCCCGACGGCGACGGCCACGTCCTGCAGAGCTGCTGCGACGAGCTGGACCGCGCGTTCACGGACCCCGGGTACGTGGGGTCCCGGAAGGCGCGCGCCATCGGCCCGCTGGAACTGCGGGTGCTGCGGAGAGGCACCTTCCAGAAGGTGCTGCGGCACTACCTCTCCCTCGGCTCCCCCGTGAACCAGTTCAAGCTGCCACGGTGCGTCGCGCCGTCCAGCTCCGCCGCCGGCGTCCTTGAGATCCTCGCCGCCAACGCCGTGGAGGCCTTCTTCAGCACGGCCTACGACTGA
- the LOC103649564 gene encoding bidirectional sugar transporter SWEET3b codes for MVPDTVRVAVGILGNAASMLLYTTPILTFRWVIRKGNVEEFSCVPYILALLNCLLYTWYGLPVVSSGWENLPVATINGLGILLEVAFIAIYLRFAPAEKKRFALQLVLPALALFGLTAALSSFAARTHRSRKAFVGSVGLVASVSMYTSPMVAAKRVIATKSVEFMPFSLSLFSFLSSALWMAYGLLGRDLFIASPNFIGVPVGVLQLLLYCIYRRDHGAAAGAEAQAHGPAAAADQEKGMKAAAPVAVQPQEVAARVSEYK; via the exons ATGGTTCCAGATACAGTTCGTGTAGCAGTAGGAATCCTAG GAAATGCTGCTTCCATGCTCCTCTACACAACCcctat ACTGACGTTCAGATGGGTGATAAGGAAGGGCAACGTGGAGGAATTCTCCTGCGTGCCATACATCCTAGCGCTGCTCAACTGCCTGCTGTACACCTGGTACGGCCTCCCGGTGGTGAGCTCCGGGTGGGAGAACCTGCCCGTGGCCACCATCAACGGCCTGGGCATCCTGCTCGAGGTCGCCTTCATCGCCATATACCTACGGTTCGCACCGGCGGAGAAGAAG AGGTTTGCCTTGCAGCTGGTGCTTCCTGCCCTGGCGCTGTTCGGCCTGACGGCGGCCTTGTCGAGCTTCGCGGCGCGCACGCACCGCTCGCGCAAGGCGTTCGTGGGCAGCGTCGGGCTGGTGGCTTCCGTGTCCATGTACACCTCTCCAATGGTGGCCGCT AAGCGAGTCATCGCGACGAAGAGCGTGGAGTTCATGCCGTTCTCCCTCTCGCTCTTCTCCTTCCTGTCCAGCGCGCTCTGGATGGCGTACGGGCTGCTCGGCAGGGACCTCTTCATCGCG TCGCCGAACTTCATCGGCGTCCCGGTGGGCGTCCTTCAGCTGCTGCTGTACTGCATCTACAGGAGAGACCACGGGGCGGCAGCCGGTGCAGAGGCGCAAGCGCAtggccctgccgccgccgccgatcAGGAGAAGGGCATGAAGGCAGCGGCGCCGGTGGCCGTGCAGCCGCAGGAGGTAGCCGCCAGAGTGTCGGAATATAAATGA